The following coding sequences lie in one Heteronotia binoei isolate CCM8104 ecotype False Entrance Well chromosome 6, APGP_CSIRO_Hbin_v1, whole genome shotgun sequence genomic window:
- the AMER3 gene encoding APC membrane recruitment protein 3 gives MELKRGKTFIKSSMHLTHDRLPLVGLSPREKGNVGTDRKEEISSEFEVQKASFAADENDRISNRSTKTGINDSNLLLPQSFYKPVRKSKTHDCVLSMDKTEDYSHGNKILEEVTAAPGRNKGRLINSASFSGLGNTQHSSGKKESVVSSSHFLSGSHQMIDYRNFVPQMPFVPAVAKSLPRKRISLKRSKKGFRDIFHIKKNKPENLALLSEKQKRLPFPGGKTELAGRLTKYFFKAGENFSADCLAQDFSDGEMLSESSYEYSSALCEDIASLKSFDSLTGCGEIFADESSAHMELEVSKEILLRQSQQKENPATGSFQGGVEQLASPAQNEAADFAKLWDNINKSVQLHQKMLFDRQLLKIPSSELGKSTTETDTSVSDPLSSPDSSKESSINTGTPKSDNQESMSTSDEGYYDSFSPGQDDEIREDQSPEVPGRFPRDSYSGDALYELFYDPNEAQISPVPDDDICMSESISEKAIEIPLSIYSFHVGSEENMASQPAVDIISQGFLHSTWKGKECLLKLCDTELSLTMGIINWLRKNPGLVSPQDFPKSTQSQQVKDSEPMLSRPSMGLSMNEAALGGNKHSIEVSVANSENGGQMYSTEITENQETDPVSFTTAQECSRLITDNSASCSLQRLDDSWDDLLTSSSEMEKTSLLEECINPSTQVLSLEVLNPNCQTNGNTLILDNHDAESCSSYMTAATSPDSLEMGDESETKDQPWSIAYDKPIEPLNFSHSQSHMMSLMPRDSDTGMGQLLEHCVTQVASLKISCENKHLEDKPIGNEMSEQATVKVQLRNQLPLQSECICIASSPKDPPIYYPSEYNVKTNISASPLYPQNQKEGPINSGDQKNSSIPNSVGPIAKNKLTFEYAQLNNQALSYIKDFRFELNTPNSTAMAHLFRPTFLPLFSSICSNTSCSLSQSLSRRTSSLEKHSQDDTTTVSSTPSCDYSQFQWKVLPQVATVSLPGDATKEKAVTEKNYE, from the coding sequence ATGGAATTAAAAAGAGGGAAAACCTTCATAAAATCTAGCATGCATCTAACGCATGACAGGTTACCGTTGGTGGGCTTGAGTCCTAGAGAGAAGGGCAATGTGGGAACAGACAGAAAGGAAGAGATCAGTTCTGAATTTGAAGTCCAAAAAGCAAGTTTTGCTGCAGATGAAAATGACAGAATATCCAACAGATCCACAAAGACAGGAATTAATGACAGCAACCTGTTACTTCCacaatctttctacaaacctgttCGGAAAAGCAAAACCCATGACTGTGTTCTAAGCATGGACAAAACTGAAGACTACAGCCATGGCAACAAAATCTTGGAGGAGGTGACAGCAGCTCCTGGGAGAAATAAAGGGCGACTCATCAACAGTGCCAGCTTTTCTGGGCTAGGGAACACTCAACATTCAAGTGGCAAGAAAGAATCTGTGGTCAGCTCAAGCCATTTTTTGAGTGGCAGTCACCAAATGATTGATTACAGAAACTTTGTGCCACAGATGCCCTTTGTGCCAGCTGTTGCAAAAAGTCTCCCTAGGAAGAGGATTTCCCTGAAGCGATCAAAAAAAGGTTTCCGGGACATatttcacattaaaaaaaacaaaccagagaatcttgccTTGTTGTCAGAAAAGCAAAAAAGGCTACCATTTCCAGGGGGCAAGACAGAACTGGCAGGCAGGTTGACTAAATATTTCTTCAAAGCTGGAGAAAACTTTTCTGCTGACTGTTTGGCGCAAGACTTTTCTGATGGTGAGATGCTGTCAGAGTCCTCCTATGAGTACTCCAGTGCTCTGTGTGAGGATATTGCTTCCTTAAAGAGCTTTGATTCTCTCACTGGATGTGGAGAGATTTTTGCAGATGAGAGCTCTGCTCATATGGAACTAGAGGTCAGCAAAGAAATCTTGCTGAGGCAATCTCAACAGAAAGAGAACCCTGCCACAGGATCCTTTCAAGGGGGAGTGGAACAGCTTGCATCACCAGCACAAAATGAAGCAGCCGATTTTGCAAAACTTTGGGACAACATCAACAAATCCGTGCAACTGCATCAGAAGATGCTATTTGATAGGCAGCTACTAAAAATACCCAGTAGTGAGTTGGGAAAGTCAACAACGGAGACTGATACCTCTGTATCTGACCCACTTTCTTCCCCTGACTCTTCCAAAGAAAGTTCCATAAATACAGGGACACCAAAGAGTGACAACCAGGAATCTATGTCCACCAGTGATGAAGGATACTATGATTCATTTTCTCCTGGACAAGATGATGAAATAAGGGAAGATCAATCTCCTGAAGTACCAGGTAGATTTCCAAGAGACAGTTATAGTGGGGATGCCCTTTATGAGCTATTCTATGATCCTAATGAAGCCCAAATCAGCCCAGTACCAGATGATGACATATGCATGTCTGAAAGCATTTCAGAAAAAGCCATTGAAATACCATTGTCCATTTACAGCTTTCATGTAGGGTCAGAAGAAAACATGGCTTCTCAACCAGCTGTTGACATCATTAGTCAGGGGTTTCTTCACAGTACATGGAAAGGCAAAGAATGCTTGCTTAAACTCTGTGATACAGAGCTCTCGCTGACCATGGGGATTATCAACTGGCTGCGGAAAAATCCAGGACTGGTTTCCCCCCAAGACTTTCCCAAGAGTACTCAGTCCCAGCAGGTGAAGGACAGTGAGCCAATGCTCTCTAGACCCAGCATGGGCCTGAGCATGAATGAAGCAGCTCTGGGGGGAAATAAACACAGTATTGAGGTATCTGTAGCTAACAGTGAAAATGGAGGCCAGATGTATTCCACAGAGATAACTGAAAATCAAGAAACTGATCCTGTTTCATTTACCACAGCTCAAGAATGTTCCAGGCTCATAACAGATAACAGTGCATCATGCAGCCTGCAGAGATTGGATGATAGTTGGGATGACTTACTCACAAGCTCATCAGAAATGGAGAAGACATCTCTCTTAGAAGAATGTATAAATCCCAGCACTCAAGTGCTATCCCTAGAAGTACTGAATCCAAATTGCCAAACAAATGGTAATACTTTGATATTGGATAATCATGATGCAGAATCATGTTCTTCTTATATGACTGCTGCAACCTCCCCAGATTCACTTGAGATGGGAGATGAAAGTGAAACAAAGGATCAACCCTGGTCTATTGCATATGATAAGCCAATTGAACCTCTGAATTTCAGCCATTCCCAAAGTCACATGATGAGTCTGATGCCAAGGGACAGTGATACTGGCATGGGGCAGCTTTTGGAACATTGTGTCACTCAGGTTGCTTCCCTAAAGATCAGTTGTGAAAATAAGCACTTGGAAGACAAGCCCATTGGGAATGAAATGAGTGAACAAGCCACTGTGAAGGTTCAATTGAGAAATCAGCTGCCTTTGCAAAGTGAATGTATCTGCATTGCTTCAAGTCCCAAAGATCCTCCTATCTATTATCCAAGTGAATATAATGTGAAGACAAACATCAGTGCTAGCCCTCTTTATCCTCAAAATCAAAAAGAAGGCCCAATTAATTCTGGAGATCAGAAAAACTCAAGTATCCCAAATTCTGTGGGTCCAATTGCAAAAAACAAGCTAACCTTTGAATATGCACAGTTGAATAATCAAGCCCTGTCTTATATCAAGGATTTCAGGTTTGAACTCAACACTCCAAACTCAACTGCCATGGCTCACCTTTTCAGACCCACATTTTTACCACTCTTCAGCTCCATTTGTTCCAACACATCCTGTAGCCTTTCACAGTCTCTCAGCAGAAGGACCAGTTCACTGGAGAAACATTCCCAAGATGATACTACTACAGTGAGTAGCACACCTTCATGTGATTACTCCCAATTCCAATGGAAAGTATTGCCACAGGTGGCCActgtgtcacttccaggggatGCTACCAAAGAGAAAGCTGTGACTGAGAAGAATTATGAATGA